A single window of Debaryomyces hansenii CBS767 chromosome F complete sequence DNA harbors:
- a CDS encoding DEHA2F14322p (similar to uniprot|P30657 Saccharomyces cerevisiae YFR050C PRE4 20S proteasome beta-type subunit) → MNHDPFSWGRPSNDVYGQYNHQIANATISNDADSCNLTNFPKMNTQQPIITGTSVVSLKFKDGIIMAADNLGSYGSLLRFTNMERLLRVGKETIVGVSGDISDMQQLERLLEELETTEEVYDNDGGHNLRAPHVHEYLSKVLYNRRSKMNPLWNALVVGGFNDDGTPFLRYVDLLGVTYGSSAISTGFGSHLAVPLLRQLVPKDPDYENVTEEQARDAILNCMRVLFYRDARSLDKFSLVTIKKGEELKFEKNLKCENQSWKFAQDIRGYGSAQL, encoded by the coding sequence ATGAATCACGATCCGTTCAGCTGGGGAAGACCTAGTAACGACGTCTACGGACAATATAACCATCAAATAGCCAATGCAACAATCAGTAATGATGCTGATAGTTGTAACTTGACgaattttccaaaaatGAATACTCAACAACCCATAATCACTGGTACATCAGTGGTGTCGTTAAAATTCAAGGATGGAATAATCATGGCCGCAGATAACTTAGGTTCGTACGGTTCGTTACTCAGATTCACTAATATGGAAAGATTGCTTAGAGTAGGAAAAGAAACAATTGTTGGTGTTTCTGGAGATATTTCGGATATGCAACAACTTGAGAGATTGTTAGAGGAATTAGAGACTACAGAAGAGGTTTATGACAACGATGGAGGACACAATTTGAGAGCACCACATGTCCACGAGTACTTATCGAAAGTTTTATATAATAGGAGATCGAAAATGAACCCATTGTGGAACGCGCTTGTTGTTGGAGGGtttaatgatgatggtACTCCATTTTTAAGATACGTTGATTTGTTGGGAGTTACCTACGGTTCATCTGCTATATCCACTGGGTTTGGATCGCATTTAGCTGTCCCATTGTTAAGACAGTTGGTTCCAAAGGATCCTGATTATGAAAATGTCACCGAAGAACAAGCCAGAGATGCCATATTGAATTGTATGAGGGTTTTGTTCTATAGAGATGCTAGATCGttagataaattttcattagttACCATAAAGAAGGGAGAGGAATTGAAGTTCGAGAAGAACTTGAAATGTGAGAACCAAAGCTGGAAGTTTGCTCAAGATATCAGAGGTTATGGTAGCGCTCAACTTTAA
- a CDS encoding mitochondrial 37S ribosomal protein YMR31 (weakly similar to uniprot|P19955 Saccharomyces cerevisiae YFR049W YMR31 Mitochondrial ribosomal protein of the small subunit) produces MRPATRLLQRVPLIKFVGGPHQAPKNVSHAAKPHPFAPDGVLPGSAGSSSQSSYFNSNSIEPKEGEAFSRAALSPRFRYKGPSEAEIENICSGGATLIF; encoded by the exons ATGAGACCAGCTACAAGATTATTACAACGTGTCCCCCTTATTAAATTCGTTGGTGGTCCACACCAAGCTCCAA AAAATGTCTCACATGCTGCTAAACCACATCCATTTGCCCCAGATGGAGTATTGCCAGGAAGTGCCGGTTCGTCATCGCAATCATCGTACTTCAACAGTAACTCTATAGAACCAAAGGAGGGCGAAGCTTTCTCCAGAGCCGCATTGTCCCCAAGATTCAGATATAAAGGTCCTAGTGAAGCcgaaattgaaaatatttgtaGTGGTGGTGCTACGCTCATTTTTTAA
- a CDS encoding DEHA2F14410p (no similarity), giving the protein MSESNTLFKYFLSQHPLYQAVENCIDREITDTYNYHDFFPSWNGRVVDYKTIVQELFRVDESRLETFIEDGTPSTEYSDLNTWTKYGDQEFSKKLLRFLLSLPMCEYEIVNHSNALSKSTGSVNRFSMSLSPFKYDDKYISRIDDEEVSSTIRNILILSPDEKLINGISRFAFVDYELIDRDEDLENVYKLEFKDHLVQPVCSFLSKTLHLGIKLKPDIKSVKAPNGVTLKVSSDLHLIKNGQVFCTIEVKMFPILPAYVGQSTSMIGTDIFNQLNINKFMKQLISQMVYFKTNMGIVTDSYIVIFVEIDLDIFERNINELKGKVDFHEHKTVPLRYKVLDCHSAAPTLREALMHFFYTAYVDDETEKIRQERMLKLREYLWATPEQDEEQTEILEYNTERSDSSSGSRPSTAGTQSSTTLVSHDEEDEEMEEEDLLEFTANDHITMQNGDIYNSQLIAIDAHYMKKYLLRHVEDTEKLVAKFYDPRMANNEHGKFKYSKKELLKLCLKAYNNERWMYRVLSRDPGFNSCYVPHKRGYMKVRLDRYYLTKGYFNLFHYIETIPLDNKDIELYGKARVQLDVIHRHGIIHGDIKAENILCAKDGKVYIIDFAFSVTKNEWNTHKSMESDISELKYVFGLDGM; this is encoded by the coding sequence ATGAGCGAGTCAAATACCCTTTTCAAGTATTTTTTATCTCAACACCCATTATATCAAGCAGTTGAAAACTGTATTGATAGAGAAATCACGGATACTTATAACTATCATGATTTTTTCCCCTCGTGGAATGGACGAGTGGTGGATTACAAAACAATCGTCCAGGAGTTATTTAGAGTTGATGAAAGCAGATTAGAAACATTCATAGAGGATGGGACACCTAGTACAGAATATCTGGATCTTAATACGTGGACAAAATACGGTGATCAAGAATTTAGTAAGAAACTCCTTCGTTTCTTGTTATCACTTCCGATGTGTGAGTACGAGATTGTTAATCATAGCAATGCACTTAGTAAAAGTACTGGGTCTGTAAATCGGTTTTCCATGAGCCTTTCCCCGTTTAAATAcgatgataaatatatatccaGAATTGACGACGAGGAAGTATCTAGTACTATACGGAACATACTTATATTATCGCCTGATGAAAAGCTAATCAATGGTATCTCACGATTTGCTTTCGTTGattatgaattaattgatcgagatgaagatttggagAATGTTTACAAACTCGAGTTTAAAGATCACTTAGTTCAGCCTGTCTGCTCGTTTTTGCTGAAAACTTTACATTTAGGCATAAAACTCAAGCCGGACATCAAGAGTGTAAAAGCCCCGAATGGTGTAACATTGAAGGTCCTGTCAGACTTACATCTTATCAAAAATGGGCAAGTATTCTGTACTATCGAAGTTAAGATGTTCCCGATACTACCAGCGTATGTAGGACAGAGTACTTCTATGATTGGAACGGATATTTTTAACCAacttaatatcaataaattcatgAAACAATTGATCAGCCAGATGGtttatttcaaaacaaatatgGGTATTGTTACAGATTCATATATTGTTATCTTTGTGGAGATTGACCTAGATATTTTCGAAAGAAACATAAATGAACTCAAAGGTAAAGTAGATTTTCACGAGCACAAGACTGTACCTCTTAGATATAAAGTTTTGGACTGTCATTCGGCAGCGCCTACGTTACGAGAAGCACTTATGCATTTTTTTTACACTGCctatgttgatgatgaaacagAAAAGATTAGACAGGAAAGAATGCTTAAATTGAGAGAATATTTATGGGCTACTCCGGAACAGGATGAGGAGCAAACCGAGATCTTGGAGTATAACACTGAAAGATCAGATAGCTCGTCCGGTAGTAGACCAAGTACTGCTGGTACACAATCATCGACAACATTAGTGTCTcatgatgaagaagatgaagagatggaagaagaagatcttCTCGAATTCACAGCCAATGATCATATAACTATGCAGAATGgtgatatttataattcGCAGCTTATTGCAATTGATGCCCATTACATGAAGAAGTATTTGCTCCGTCATGTTGAGGACACTGAAAAGCTCGTTGCAAAGTTCTACGATCCCCGAATGGCCAATAACGAACACGGCAAGTTTAAATACAGCAAGAAAGAGCTATTAAAATTATGTCTTAAGGCTTATAATAACGAAAGATGGATGTACCGAGTATTATCGAGAGATCCGGGGTTCAATAGCTGCTATGTACCCCACAAGAGAGGATACATGAAAGTCCGCCTTGATAGATACTATCTCACCAAAGGGTATTTCAACttgtttcattatataGAAACCATACCGTTAGATAACAAAGATATTGAGTTGTACGGAAAGGCCAGGGTACAGTTGGACGTGATTCACAGGCATGGAATTATACACGGGGATATAAAGGCAGAAAATATACTTTGCGCAAAG
- a CDS encoding DEHA2F14366p (weakly similar to uniprot|P43621 Saccharomyces cerevisiae YFR051C RET2 Delta subunit of the coatomer complex), which yields MVVLAASICTRGGKALLSRQFRDVTKDRITALLANFPSLISNSGSQHTTVEDEHVRYVYQPLEEFYIVLITTKHSNILQDIDTLHLFASTVSNMLRVVDEREIFENAFQILSAFDEIINLGFKENLTLSQVQTFLEMDSHEEKIQEIIERNKELEATEERKRRAKEIQRKELARRNLEQTSAPIINSSFGYDSYQNQFNSSNQSTYQPTPSIEQSVSNTTLSSKPVSSRGGLQLGKKTGRVAEQNQPLLTQNQPSFSHAAATQVQQQIPNQPASFPVSQTSSPAPQTPKVPNNGILITVNEKVTAELTREGSVVSSEVKGDLQLRINNTELASSKILLKTGDKSSGVQYKTHPNVDRNLFTQQNVIGLKDKTKPFPSNDQSLGVLRWRAVGKNDDSSLLPIVITAWVTSNDGNADVTLEYELTSDYVESHQSQGSLENIKILVPLPSPDVNLKDESGNIGYDVTEYGVVFSIESIPLDNPQGSFEFSIPSPDEDSLFPMELQFDINKTDANETDTCLGKVQVLDIVSNNEDEESLPFDLHSNLSSDGYQVS from the coding sequence ATGGTTGTTTTAGCTGCATCAATATGCACTCGTGGTGGTAAAGCTCTTTTATCTAGACAATTCAGAGATGTGACTAAGGATAGAATTACTGCATTGTTGGCCAATTTTCCAAGTTTGATTTCGAATTCTGGGTCACAACATACCACTGTGGAAGATGAACACGTTAGATATGTTTATCAACCATTGGAAGAATTCTACATAGTGTTGATTACAACTAAGCACTCGAATATCTTGCAGGACATCGACACATTGCATTTGTTTGCTTCGACCGTCAGTAACATGTTGAGGGTGGTGGACGAAAGAGagatttttgaaaatgcatttcaaattttaagTGCgtttgatgaaattatcaacttGGGGTTCAAAGAGAACTTGACGTTGTCCCAAGTTCAAACATTCTTAGAAATGGATTCTCATGAAGAAAAGATCCAAGAAATCATCGAAAGAAATAAGGAGTTGGAGGCTacagaagaaagaaagagacGCGctaaagaaattcaaagaaaggAATTAGCTCGTCGTAACTTGGAACAAACATCGGCCccaataataaattcttccTTTGGGTATGATTCTTATCAGAAccaattcaattcatctaaCCAGTCTACTTACCAACCTACACCAAGCATCGAGCAATCGGTTTCAAACACGACTTTAAGTTCGAAGCCTGTATCATCCAGAGGTGGATTACAATTGGGAAAGAAAACCGGCAGGGTTGCAGAACAAAATCAACCATTACTCACCCAAAATCAACCAAGTTTCAGTCATGCTGCTGCTACTCAAGTACAACAGcaaattccaaatcaacCAGCTTCTTTCCCAGTTTCGCAAACATCGTCTCCAGCTCCACAGACTCCAAAAGTCCCAAACAATGGTATATTAATTACAGTCAATGAAAAAGTCACAGCTGAATTAACTCGTGAAGGTTCTGTCGTCCTGTCTGAAGTTAAAGGTGATTTGCAATtaagaatcaataataCAGAATTAGCAAGttctaaaattttattgaaaactgGTGATAAATCAAGTGGTGTTCAATATAAAACTCACCCTAACGTTGATCGTAATTTATTCACGCAACAAAATGTTATTGGATTAAAGGATAAGACTAAGCCATTTCCTTCGAACGATCAATCTTTGGGTGTATTAAGATGGAGAGCCGTTGGTAAAAACGATGATTCAAGTTTATTGCCAATTGTTATTACTGCTTGGGTTACTTCGAACGATGGAAATGCAGATGTTACCTTAGAATACGAATTAACGTCTGATTATGTTGAATCTCATCAAAGTCAAGGCTCgttagaaaatattaagaTCTTAGTACCATTACCTTCGCCGGATGTTAACTTGAAGGACGAATCAGGTAACATTGGTTATGATGTCACTGAATATGGTGTTGTGTTCTCCATTGAATCAATTCCATTAGATAATCCTCAAGgatcttttgaattttctaTTCCTTCACCTGACGAAGATTCATTGTTCCCAATGGAGCTTCAATTCGATATTAATAAGACAGATGCCAATGAAACTGATACATGCTTAGGTAAGGTCCAAGTGCTTGATATTGTGTCTAATAATGAGGATGAAGAGTCATTACCTTTCGATTTACattctaatttatcatcTGACGGATACCAAGTTAGCTAA
- a CDS encoding DEHA2F14344p (weakly similar to uniprot|P22434 Saccharomyces cerevisiae YGL248W PDE1 Low-affinity cyclic AMP phosphodiesterase) codes for MSFEITFLGASGGPVEGITCSMLLKSSDVSYNEILSNNLPNELICVDAGSGIGSLSELIYNELHNISPQSKQSRMYNDMLSLEQCFKTKITRPFAGLSASVSPYEQSQEIFKLMNNYLISHAHMDHIAALVINSAGFCKESPKNVYGSRGTIDTLQRHVFNGLVWPNMSKFNMVKLSSHEYWQTFSINDTYSVTIFDLSHGKMVPHDENTSQRPESPNYSRHTYDDNFENYNNYISSAFLVTHELSNSSVLIFGDFEADTVSKLGKNKRIWCKIAPMLLHPEKQLKGIILECSTCQIVSTNELYGHIMPTHLINELRVLNDEILALIPSSNRHNMAPLAGFNVVINHVKEAPNSSDPRREILSELEILNHKYELGIHFSVALNGASIVL; via the coding sequence ATGAGCTTTGAGATAACCTTCTTAGGGGCATCAGGTGGTCCTGTAGAAGGCATTACATGCTCAATGTTGTTGAAGTCTAGCGATGTATCTtacaatgaaattttatcGAATAATTTACCCAATGAATTGATATGCGTGGATGCTGGTTCTGGTATTGGACTGCTAAGtgaattgatatataatgaaCTACACAATATTTCACCGCAATCCAAACAGCTGCGAATGTATAATGACATGCTTTCGTTGGAACAATGCTTCAAGACTAAGATTACAAGGCCGTTTGCAGGGTTGTCTGCATCGGTATCACCATATGAACAGTCccaagaaatattcaagttgATGAACAATTACTTGATATCCCACGCTCATATGGACCATATAGCTGCATTAGTGATAAACTCTGCTGGGTTCTGCAAGGAGTCACCTAAAAATGTATATGGCTCTAGGGGGACTATCGATACTTTACAAAGACATGTTTTCAATGGATTAGTTTGGCCAAACATGTCTAAATTCAACATGGTTAAATTATCATCACACGAATACTGGCAGACATTTTCTATAAACGATACCTATTCGGTTACTATATTTGATCTATCACATGGAAAAATGGTGCCTCATGATGAGAATACTTCCCAGAGACCAGAGTCGCCAAATTACTCACGTCACACTTATGATGAcaactttgaaaattataacAACTACATATCGTCTGCATTTTTAGTAACACATGAATTATCTAATTCGAgtgtattaatatttggaGACTTTGAAGCTGATACAGTTTCGAAATTGGGTAAAAATAAACGAATCTGGTGCAAAATTGCACCCATGCTATTACACCCTGAGAAACAATTGAAGGGGATTATTTTAGAGTGTTCGACATGCCAAATAGTATCAACGAATGAATTATATGGCCATATAATGCCTACGCATttgattaatgaattaagagttttgaatgatgaaatCCTTGCATTGATTCCATCTTCTAACAGACATAATATGGCTCCCTTAGCTGGATTTAATGTAGTGATAAATCATGTCAAGGAAGCTCCTAATCTGTCTGATCCAAGGCGAGAAATACTTAGCGAGCTTGAAATTCTTaatcataaatatgaattagGTATTCATTTTTCTGTTGCCCTTAATGGCGCATCCATTGTACTTTAG